The genomic DNA GCAGATCGCTAATTTGCTGTGCCCAGGAAATATCGCCGTCTCGGGCCACAAGACCGCGTTGGCCCGACTGGAACCCGCCGCGGCGGAAGCGGGAGCGATGAAAGTGGTCCCGTTGAGCGTGGCTGGCGCATTTCACACGCCTCTAATGGCATCCGCTGTCGAAGCGCTGACCGAAGCGTTGGCGGAGATGCCGATCGTCGAAGCCAAGATCCCGGTCGTGTCGAATGTCGATGCCAGTGCACACACCTTGCCCGATGAGATCCGCAGCCTGTTGGCTCGCCAAGTCGTCAATCCCGTGCGGTGGGAAGATTCGGTCCGGCAGATGATTGCCGATGGAACCGAAGGCTTCTTGGAAGTTGGTGCCGGACGCGTGCTGCGAGGCATTTTGCGTCGGATCGACCGCAAGATGCCAGCCGACGGCTTCGGCGACGCGAAATAGCCGACTGTGCCACCGCGGCCTCTCTTACCTTCTCGAATCAATCCACGAACACCGAACAAAGAACTAGACGTATGAAACTCTCGCTCTCCGCAGATTTGAACGGACAGGTAGCCATCGTGACCGGCGCGTCGCAAGGGCTTGGCAAATCGATCGCCCTGACTCTGGGAGCCAACGGTGCGACTGTCGTCTGCGTCGCTCGCAACGCCGAAAAGCTAGCTGCAACGGTTTCGGAGATCGAAGCGGGTGGCGGTAAAGCCGAAGCCTTGGCTTGCGACGTCACCGATCGCAAAGCTGCTGCCGAAGCGATCACCGGAACGCACGAAAAGCACGGCCGTCTGGACATCTTGGTCAACAACGCCGGCGTCACTCGCGACAAGCTGATGCGTGGAATGACCGACGAGCAGTGGGACGAAGTGATCGCGACGAACCTGACGAGTTGTTTTGTATGTTGTCGTGCTGCGGCAAGCATCATGCGTCGCGCGAAATATGGCCGAATCATCAACATGGCCAGCATCTCGGGGATCATCGGAAATCCAGGTCAAACGAACTACTCGGCGTCGAAGGCGGGTATGATTGGTTTGTCGCGATCGCTGTCGCGTGAACTGTGCAGCCGCGGTGTGACCGTCAACGCGGTCGCTCCCGGATTTATCGCCAGCGAAATGACAGCCGCCTTGGGCGACGTGGTGTTGGCTGAAGTGGAGAAACAAATTCCAGCGAAGCGCGTCGGGCAGCCGGAAGACGTGGCGGCGACTGTCCTGTTTTTGGCAAGCCCTGCGGCTAGCTACATCACCGGGCAGTGTCTGGTTGTCGACGGCGGCATGACGGGCTGATCGAACCGGTTTTTGTCAGATTTCTGTCCATAAGGGGCGGATGCTGCGAAATATCGGAAAAAACCGGGCTCTTGACGCTAGGAGAATGCCTGGCGGATATTGACCCTGTTTGTACGCATCCTCTATCTTTTGGAATCCTCAACGTTTGACGCACGTGTCGCAAAGCGGCGCTCGAATCAAATCATTAATTTTAGAAAACACTGAATACCAGTTTTTGGAGAACGCCGGATGGCATCGATTGAAGAACGCGTGGTCGACATTGTCGCAGAGCAATTGGGCGTGGACAAAGAGAAGATCACCCGAGATACCTCGTTTGTAAACGACCTGGGTGCGGACTCCTTGGACACCGTCGAGCTTGTGATGGAACTGGAAGAAGAGTTCGACATCAACATTCCCGACGATTCGGCTGAGAAGATCCAAAAGGTCGGCGAAGCGATCGACTACATCGAAAAGGAACAGGCTGCTTCGTAAGCCTGACTTTTCAATCCGTATGACGCAGTGCCGCCAAAGCCAGGACGCTTGAATAAAGCCTCGCGTCTGGTCTGGCGGCATTACTTTTATTATGGGGCGACTGTTCGAGTCACCTTCGCGTCTGTCGCGTTCTACGGCGACCGGCGGGATCAATTGGAACCTAAAACATGAATCGACGGGTCGTTGTGACCGGGATGGGCGTCGTCACTCCGCTTGGTTGCGAAGTTGACGAATTGATGCAAAACCTGCTGGCTGCCAAGAGTGGCATTCGGGACTTGGTTTACCTTGACACGAACGAGTTCAAGGTCAAGTTTGGTGGAGAGGTTCACGACTTCTCGCCAGAGCCCTACGTGGTCAAGAAAGAAGCGAAGCGAGTCGACCGGTTCTCCGCGTTTGCGATGTACAGCGCGGGCCGAGCCGTCGATCAATCGGGCATCGATTTCTCGAAAGAGAATCCCGATCGCTGTGGCGCGATTATTGGATCGGGTATCGGTGGTCTGTGGGAAATCGAAACCCAGATGCAGCGTTTGATCGCCAAGGGGCCCGATCGGGTCAGCCCCTTTGTGATCCCCAAGCTGATGCTGAACGCGGCTGGCGGTAACGTTTCGATCACCTATGGCCTGCGAGGACCTAACTTCGGCGTCGCCACGGCTTGTGCTAGCGCTGCCAATGCGATGGGCTGTGCGCTGCGATCGATCCAGACTGGCGAGACCGATGTGATGGTCACCGGCGGTAGCGAAGCGGCGGTCACGCCGATGGCGTTGGCTGGTTTCCAAAACATGAAAGCGCTTTCGACTCGCAACGACGATCCGCAGCGAGCCAGTCGTCCGTTCGACAAGGATCGCGATGGGTTTGTGTTGGCCGAAGGCGCTGGCATCCTGGTCTTCGAGGAATACGAACACGCCAAAGCTCGCGGTGCAAACATCCTGGCCGAGATCCTTGGCTTTGGCACCACAGCCGATGCGGGGCACATCACGTCGCCCGACGCCCAAGGCGCTGGAGCCGGCCGCGCGATGGCCGAAGCGTTGTCCGATGCGAAGCTGAATCCAGCGGACATCGGATACATCAATGCCCACGGCACCAGCACTCCGCTGGGCGACAAGGCGGAAACGCAAGCTGTGAAGACAGTCTTTGGCAGCGACGCGAAATCGGTCTCGATCAGCAGCACCAAGAGCGCCCTGGGGCACTCGCTGGGAGCCAGCGGCGGGATCGAATTGGTGATCTGCATCAGTGCGATCAACAATGGCAGCATCCCACCGACGATCAACCTGGACACTCCCGATCCCGATTGCGACCTCGACTACACGCCTCGCGAGGCGCGTCAGAAGAACGTCAAGATTGCGATGAGCAACAGCTTCGGCTTCGGTGGCCACAACGCATCGGTCATCTGCGGCAAGGTTTAGTCCTTGTTGTTGAGTTTGCCGCGGCGATCGCGTTGCGATAGCCGTGTCGAGGAATCGCCAACCGCTGGGTTCGCCCGGCGGTTGGACCACGCCTAAGCTTCGGCTCCCGCGGGATCGCGAATCCATGGACTTCGGCTGGCTCTCGCTGCTCCCTCCGCTTGTCGCCATTCTGCTGGCGATCTTCACGCGTCGAGTGATCCCCTCGTTAGTTCTTGCTGTTTTTGTCGGCGTTGCGATCTTGCAGTTCGCCGGCGATCAGTCACGGTCTTTGTCGCAACGGATGTTCGTCGACACGCCTTGGTCGATGGTCGAGGATCACCTCTGGTATGCGGTCACCGGCGGTGGCTCGCTGGATCCCTTTGCCGCACTTGTCTCGGTTGTTTCGCTCGACTTTCGCGGTGCTGGCGATTCGCTCTCAGCGCTCGCCACTTCGGATCATCTGCGCGTCTTCTATTTCACGATGCTCTTCGGCGCCTTGGTCGGGATCCTGCATGCCGGCGGGGCGATGCGGAGTCTTGTGTTGCGGTTGGCGATGCATGTGCAGACGCGTTGCGGCGGCCAGTTGCTGATCTGGCTGTGTGGGATGCTGATCTTCTTCGACGATTACGCGAACACGCTGTTGGTCGGAACGACGATGCGGTCGACGGCCGATCGGATGCGATTGTCTCGCGAAAAGCTGGCTTATCTGGTCGATTCGACCGCCGCGCCGGTGGCGGGACTGTCGTTGGTCAGCACGTGGGTTGCGACCGAGATCAGTTACATGAGCGAAGGCCTGGCGGCTCAGGGGAATCCGCAGGGGCTCAGCGGGTTTGATCTCTTTTTGCAATCGCTTCCCTATCGTTTCTACCCGATCTTTGCCCTGGTGCTTGTCGTTGTGATTGCGGCGACGGGACGCGATTTCGGGCCGATGAAGGCGGCGGAAGATGGTGCCGCCAAGGAACCGGAGGATGTTCGCGAGAGCAGTTTGCCGCAGTTGCACGATGCTCCCGCTTGGACCGCTATCGTGACGATCGCCGCAACGATCGGCGCGATCTTGTTTGCGCTGTATCGAACCGGCAGCGTCGAGGATCCCGACGTGGGTCTGCTGAGGTACTGGGGCCAGTATGTTGGCAATGCCGATCCCTACAACGCGCTGATCTGGGGTGGGCTTGTCGGTTTGCTGCTGTCGTTGACGACGACCTATTGGTGCGGTGCGAAATCGATCGGGCCGTTGATTGTCGGAGCGTTCGACGGGATGCGTCAGTTGATGCCAGCGATGGTGGTGCTGTTGTTGGCGTGGACGCTATCGCGGCTGACGACCGCCGATTTTCTGGACACTCAGGGTTTTCTTGGCGATTGGATTCGCGAGGCCAATGTCTCGTCGGTCTGGATTCCGACGCTGGTCTTTGTCGTTTCGGGAGTCGTCGCGTTTGCGACGGGAACCAGTTGGGGAACGATGGGCTTGCTGGTGCCGCTGTCGATCCCGATCGCGATCGCCAGTTCGAGCGATCCCACGATCCTGTATGCCACGGCGGGAGCTGTCTTGTCGGGTGCGATCTTTGGCGATCACTGCTCGCCGATTTCCGATACGACGGTCTTGTCGAGCCAGGCCAGCGGATGCGATCACATCGCGCACGTCAAGACTCAGATCCCCTACGCGCTGCTGGCGGCGGGCGTTTCGATTTTGTTTGGCTCGCTCCCCACCAGCCTTGGCGTCTCGCCGTGGTGGATGTTGATCGTCGGCTGCGTCGCAACGTATGCCGTCGTCCGGGCGTTCGGTAAGCTGCCCAGCGATTCCGCCGAATAAGGCGGCTGGCAAGCTATTCGACCAGCGTCGGCTCGGTCGCGTTGCTGGCTCGCGTCTCTTTTAATCCGGTGCCATCGCGCGTGTAGCCCAGCACGTCGTGCAGCTTGGAAAACTTGTTGACTCCGGTGCTGAATTCGATCTCGCGGCCATTGAATTGGCAGGGATGTTGGTACCCGCACGCGTACGATAGCGACAGCAGTTCCTTGCGGAAGCTTTGGATGTAGCGGGTCATTCGCTTTGCTTTGTCGTCGACGTCCAGTCCCGCTTGCAGCCAGCGGTTCTGGGTCGCGACGCCCGCGGGGCAGTGGTCGGTGTGGCACTTGCGGGCTTGGATGCATCCGATCGCCAGCATCGATTCGCGGGCGATTTGGATCGCGTCGCAGCCCATCGCAAACGCGATCACTGCGCGGTCGGGGAAGCCCAATTTTCCGCTGCCAAACCAGACGATGTCCTTGGAGATTCCTTGGGCTTGGAAGATCGGGTAGACGCGAGCGAATCCGATCTTAAATGGCAGTGAGACGTGATCGGAGAAGGTCAGCGGCGCCGCTCCGGTTCCTCCTTCGGCACCATCGATCGTGATGAAGTCGGGGCCTTCGCCACGCTCCCGCATCCGTCCGGCCAGCTTGTGCCAAAAGCCGGTCGATCCGATCGCGCTTTTGATTCCCACCGGCAGTCCGGTGCGAGCGGCGATCCGTTCGATCCAGTCGATCAGTTCGTCGACGGTATCGAATTCGGAGTGAGCGTTGGGAGAGATGCAATCGCGACCGATCGGGATCCCGCGCGTTGCGGCGATCTCGGCGGAGACCTTTTTGCCAGGCAGGATTCCGCCTTTGCCCGGTTTGGCTCCTTGGGAGAGTTTGACTTCGATGCAGCGAATCGATTCGTTGGCTTCGACGCGCTCGGCCAGCACGTCCAGCGAAAACCGTCCCGTCTCGTCGCGAGCCCCGAAATATCCGGTTCCGATCTGCCACATGATATCCGCGCCGTGGCCATGGTAAGGGCTGATCCCTCCTTCGCCAGTGTTGTGAAAACAGTGGGCTTCGCGGGCGCCGATGTTCATCGCCGAGACGGCGTTGGAGCCGAGCGAGCCAAACGACATGGCGGAGATGTTAATCACCGATTGCGGATGGTAGGGCCGTGCCCGATCGTGCGATTGCCCCATGATCTTCAGGCAGGGAATCGCTGTCTTGTCGTCGCTGATGTATTCCGCTTTGTGTTCGGGAAACGGAAAGACAGCGTGTTTGATGATCGGGTATCCGATGCTATAGATCTGCTCGGTCGTGCCGAAACCGAAGTTGCTGTTCTCGCCTTTGGCCGACGCGTAGACCCAGCTCCGCTCATCGCGATTAAACGGCATCTCCTCTTTGTCGTTGGCGACCCAATATTGCCGCATCTCTGGACCGATCATCTCCAGCCAATATCGGATGTGTCCAACGATCGGGAAGTTGTGCAGGATCGTATGCTTCCGCTGCATCGTGTCGTAGATCGCGACGATCAGCAGCAGGCCAACGGTTCCGCCAATTGTCAGCAGCAGCCAGTGATCGGTGATGGCAGCGAACATGTCAGGTCATCCGGTTTGCGGTGATATCGTTGATCGCAGATCGCGCTCGCTGCGGTCTTCGATCGACGAAAACGAGGCGAGCGGATGATGGGTCCAAGGCGGCAGTTGATGCCGTCGCACACGCGTCGCTTAGGTTGCCGCTGGCGGATTCGGCTCTGCTGGAGTCGGCTCTGGAGCGGCAGTCGGTGCGACGGGCGTCCGTTTCCTGGCCCAAGCGGCAGCGCCCAGCACAGCCGCGTCGTCTCCCAGTTCGGCTTGCACGACGCGGAAGCGATTTTTGTAGGGTGCCAGCACCGATTTCTTCGCGGTTCGCGTGACGGTGCCGATAATCAGATCGGGCATCGCTTCGACCAATCCGCCACCCATCACGATCGTGTCGGGAGCCAGCAAGTGGACGATGTTCACGACGGCCAGTCCGATCGTCCGCGAAGCCTCTTCGATCAACTCTTTGACTTCGGTGTCGCCATGCTTGACCGAATCGGCCAACGCACCGCTGCGAATCTCCGAGAGATCCATGCCGGTTTCTTTGTAGAGATGAGGTGCCATCCCGCGGTAAGCCGCTTTGGCCGCTTCGGCTGCGATCGCCAACCGGCTCGCCTCGGCTTCCAAAGTCCCCGACAGATCGTAGCCGCTGGTTCGCGATCCGCTGCTGATCCGGGTGTGTCCGATCTCCATGCAACTGATGTCGGCACCGTGCAGGATGGTGTCTTCGTAAACGCATCCGCCGCCGATTCCGGTCCCTGGAAAAATGCCGACGGTGCATCGCGACTTCTTCGCCGCTCCGTCGACATATTCGCCGTAGACGCCCGCATCGACATCGTTCAGCACATGCACGGGGCAGCCGAATTGTTTGTGAAGGATCTTGCCGATGTTGACGTTTTCCCAGCCCAGGTTGACGCAGACGTGGACCAATCCGGTGTTCGGGTCGACGGGGCCGGGGCAACCGATGCCGATGCCAGCGATCTCTTCGACCTTCGTATCGGTCTCTTCCATCGCCCGCTCGATCGCACCGATGATCCGTTCGATCACCGATTCCGCTCCCGAATTCCCTTTGGTGCGACGCCGACGCCGGCCCAGCGGCTTGAGGTCATGATCGTAAACAACCGCCAGCATTTTCGTGCCGCCTAGGTCGAAGCCAATCCACTTCTTCTTGTCTGTGTCAGCCATGGGGGTCTCGTGATCGGTTGCGATAGGGAAACGGAGGGTGCGTGAACAGGCAGAATAGAGGTTTTTTGCCGATTATTACAGCCCAGCAGGCCGCCGATCGTGGCGTTCGGCGACGGCCGCTACGCTAAAATCGTTCGGTTTGGGGCGGATTCATCTTAGCGATTCGCATTTTTTCCAAATTCTTTTCGCACCGCGACAATAAACTCCCGCCGCCAAGCATCTAGGTTTGTGCCAGTGCCTGTCCGCCAAGTGAAAACCGAGTGAACCAACGCGAATCGACACGATTGAGTGCCGACCAGGCGGCGCAGTTGTACGCGCAGCATGCGGCGTCGTTGTTGCGGTTTCTGACAGGTTTGACGGGGAGCGCTGACGACGCCCAAGACTGTTTGCAAGCGACCTTTGCGATCCTCCAAGAGAAAGGGGGCGCTTCGGCTGCTGGAACTCGCCGAGCTTGGCTGTTCCGCGTGGCTTACAACGAAGCGATGCAGTTGTTTCGCCGTCGCAAATTGGCGGGGCCGATGGAATCGGCGGAAGAATTGCAGCACGCGTCGGCGGGGCACGATTCGCCAGTCGATCGGTTGCTTCGCCAGGAGCGATTGCAGCAGGTGCGGCGCGAGTTGTCGCAGTTGCCCGAGGAACTGCAAGTGATCGTCAGATTAAGGATCGTCGAAGGGTTGAGGTTTCGCGAGATCGCCGACCAATTGCAGATCCCGCTGGGGACGGCGTTGGGGCGAATGCAGACGGCGCTGCGAAAGTTGAGCCAGCAATTGGGCGAAGACTTGTAGGCAGTGGCCGAACCGTCGCCGAGCTTTTGAAAATTGAACCGTTAAGAATTTGAAGACTGTGACAGCTATGAGTAACCAAGAACAGATCGATCGATGTCGGCTGTATCTGCTCGACGAACTGCAGGGGGACGATCTGCAAGCGTTTGAATTGCAGATGCAGTCGTCGCCCGAGTTGTTGGAGTGTATCGCCCAGCAAGCCGATTTGTTGGTCGATCTGGGAGAGGCTTGCCAATCGATCGCCGATCAACCGACCGTGGCCGCGGCTCGCACGTCGACCTCGTTCCTGCGAGTGGCTGGCGTGTTGGCGAGCCTGGCCGCGTTGGTGCTGTTTGTGATTTGGTTTGCACCGGTTGGGCATGCACCGCAGGCCAGTCGGACCAACGGTGGTGGAGTCGACGATGCCTTAGTCGCTCACGCCTGGGCAGAGAATCGCGTCGTCTTTCGCGGCGACGATCTCGACGTCGGGCAGGATGCGACCGTGATCGACTTTGATACCACCGTCGACGAAGTCCCTTCTTGGTTGAGCCTTGGTGTCGCGCAGGTCGAACGCACCGGCGATTCCACATCAGACGAAGGGACCGATCATGAACGAGGTTAACATTTTGTCGAACTGGCGCGGCGCAGTGGCTTGCATCCTGTTGTTGCTTGTCGCCGCGGGCAATCTTTCCGCGGAATACGATCTCTCACGCGACGCGATCGCTCAAGCCGATGGTTCCGCTGCGGAGCCGCCTGTCGAAGGTGAACGCCGAGTGACGGAGTTCGTGAAATCGCATCTGCCCGAGTTGGAGTCGGTGCTTGCTTCGTTGAAGAAACACTCTGCCAAGGAATACCAAAAAGCGATCGGCGACCTTGCGCGAACGTCACGGCGGTTGGAACAGCTGCAGCAGCGCGACCCCGACGGATTTGAATTGGAACTCACCTTCCTGCAATGGCAGACGCGAGTCGACATCGCGTTGGCTCAGTTGCAGGTTCGCGATAACGAAAAGACGCGAGCGCAGTTGCGGAGGTCGCTTGCCAGTCGCGAGCAGGCTCGGGTGGCGAGGGCGCGGCACGATAAGGCTCGGTTGACCGAGCGGATCGCTCGCCTGCAGACCCAACTGCAACGGCTGACCAATCAGCTGGAGAACGTCGACGTTCAGAAGAATGCGGACAAAGCGTATGCCGGGGCGATTCGGCGACTGGATGCCAAACAGGCCCGCCCCAATGCCGCTTCGCGGACGAAGAAGAACGCCAAGCCGAAGCCCGCGGCTGATCCCAAAACGCCAGAAAACAAATAACCCGTCTCGGATTTCCCAATGAAAGAGCGACAAATGATGCATCGAATCGGTCTTGATCAATGGATCGTTTCCAGTCGAGCGGCCTGTTGTGCGGCGGCGATGTTGGTCGCCAGCGTGGCGTTTGCGGCGAAGCCCGATACGCTTGGCGACGATTCCGTCCTGCCGGAGTTGAGCACGCGATTTGCCGTCAGCAACGAGACCTCCGAGATCCCCGACTTTCAAAAGCACATCAGTCCCCTGATGGGACGATTGGGCTGCAACGGTCGTTCCTGCCACGGATCGTTCCAGGGGCGTGGCGGTTTCATGCTGTCGCTGTTCGGCTACGATTTCGAAGCCGATCACAAGGCGATGCTCGAAGCCGATTCGGGGCGGATCGATACCGCCGACGCCGACGAAAGCTTGGTTTTGGCCAAGCCGATCGATGAGGACATGCACGAAGGTGGCAAGCGATTCGACAAA from Rosistilla oblonga includes the following:
- the fabF gene encoding beta-ketoacyl-ACP synthase II, translated to MNRRVVVTGMGVVTPLGCEVDELMQNLLAAKSGIRDLVYLDTNEFKVKFGGEVHDFSPEPYVVKKEAKRVDRFSAFAMYSAGRAVDQSGIDFSKENPDRCGAIIGSGIGGLWEIETQMQRLIAKGPDRVSPFVIPKLMLNAAGGNVSITYGLRGPNFGVATACASAANAMGCALRSIQTGETDVMVTGGSEAAVTPMALAGFQNMKALSTRNDDPQRASRPFDKDRDGFVLAEGAGILVFEEYEHAKARGANILAEILGFGTTADAGHITSPDAQGAGAGRAMAEALSDAKLNPADIGYINAHGTSTPLGDKAETQAVKTVFGSDAKSVSISSTKSALGHSLGASGGIELVICISAINNGSIPPTINLDTPDPDCDLDYTPREARQKNVKIAMSNSFGFGGHNASVICGKV
- a CDS encoding Na+/H+ antiporter NhaC family protein; this encodes MDFGWLSLLPPLVAILLAIFTRRVIPSLVLAVFVGVAILQFAGDQSRSLSQRMFVDTPWSMVEDHLWYAVTGGGSLDPFAALVSVVSLDFRGAGDSLSALATSDHLRVFYFTMLFGALVGILHAGGAMRSLVLRLAMHVQTRCGGQLLIWLCGMLIFFDDYANTLLVGTTMRSTADRMRLSREKLAYLVDSTAAPVAGLSLVSTWVATEISYMSEGLAAQGNPQGLSGFDLFLQSLPYRFYPIFALVLVVVIAATGRDFGPMKAAEDGAAKEPEDVRESSLPQLHDAPAWTAIVTIAATIGAILFALYRTGSVEDPDVGLLRYWGQYVGNADPYNALIWGGLVGLLLSLTTTYWCGAKSIGPLIVGAFDGMRQLMPAMVVLLLAWTLSRLTTADFLDTQGFLGDWIREANVSSVWIPTLVFVVSGVVAFATGTSWGTMGLLVPLSIPIAIASSSDPTILYATAGAVLSGAIFGDHCSPISDTTVLSSQASGCDHIAHVKTQIPYALLAAGVSILFGSLPTSLGVSPWWMLIVGCVATYAVVRAFGKLPSDSAE
- a CDS encoding FMN-binding glutamate synthase family protein, which produces MFAAITDHWLLLTIGGTVGLLLIVAIYDTMQRKHTILHNFPIVGHIRYWLEMIGPEMRQYWVANDKEEMPFNRDERSWVYASAKGENSNFGFGTTEQIYSIGYPIIKHAVFPFPEHKAEYISDDKTAIPCLKIMGQSHDRARPYHPQSVINISAMSFGSLGSNAVSAMNIGAREAHCFHNTGEGGISPYHGHGADIMWQIGTGYFGARDETGRFSLDVLAERVEANESIRCIEVKLSQGAKPGKGGILPGKKVSAEIAATRGIPIGRDCISPNAHSEFDTVDELIDWIERIAARTGLPVGIKSAIGSTGFWHKLAGRMRERGEGPDFITIDGAEGGTGAAPLTFSDHVSLPFKIGFARVYPIFQAQGISKDIVWFGSGKLGFPDRAVIAFAMGCDAIQIARESMLAIGCIQARKCHTDHCPAGVATQNRWLQAGLDVDDKAKRMTRYIQSFRKELLSLSYACGYQHPCQFNGREIEFSTGVNKFSKLHDVLGYTRDGTGLKETRASNATEPTLVE
- a CDS encoding RNA polymerase sigma factor — its product is MNQRESTRLSADQAAQLYAQHAASLLRFLTGLTGSADDAQDCLQATFAILQEKGGASAAGTRRAWLFRVAYNEAMQLFRRRKLAGPMESAEELQHASAGHDSPVDRLLRQERLQQVRRELSQLPEELQVIVRLRIVEGLRFREIADQLQIPLGTALGRMQTALRKLSQQLGEDL
- a CDS encoding ROK family protein, whose translation is MADTDKKKWIGFDLGGTKMLAVVYDHDLKPLGRRRRRTKGNSGAESVIERIIGAIERAMEETDTKVEEIAGIGIGCPGPVDPNTGLVHVCVNLGWENVNIGKILHKQFGCPVHVLNDVDAGVYGEYVDGAAKKSRCTVGIFPGTGIGGGCVYEDTILHGADISCMEIGHTRISSGSRTSGYDLSGTLEAEASRLAIAAEAAKAAYRGMAPHLYKETGMDLSEIRSGALADSVKHGDTEVKELIEEASRTIGLAVVNIVHLLAPDTIVMGGGLVEAMPDLIIGTVTRTAKKSVLAPYKNRFRVVQAELGDDAAVLGAAAWARKRTPVAPTAAPEPTPAEPNPPAAT
- the fabG gene encoding 3-oxoacyl-[acyl-carrier-protein] reductase, coding for MKLSLSADLNGQVAIVTGASQGLGKSIALTLGANGATVVCVARNAEKLAATVSEIEAGGGKAEALACDVTDRKAAAEAITGTHEKHGRLDILVNNAGVTRDKLMRGMTDEQWDEVIATNLTSCFVCCRAAASIMRRAKYGRIINMASISGIIGNPGQTNYSASKAGMIGLSRSLSRELCSRGVTVNAVAPGFIASEMTAALGDVVLAEVEKQIPAKRVGQPEDVAATVLFLASPAASYITGQCLVVDGGMTG
- the acpP gene encoding acyl carrier protein, which codes for MASIEERVVDIVAEQLGVDKEKITRDTSFVNDLGADSLDTVELVMELEEEFDINIPDDSAEKIQKVGEAIDYIEKEQAAS